One Saccharomycodes ludwigii strain NBRC 1722 chromosome VI, whole genome shotgun sequence DNA segment encodes these proteins:
- a CDS encoding uncharacterized protein (similar to Saccharomyces cerevisiae YOR172W | YRM1 | Yeast Reveromycin resistance Modulator), whose translation MDEAEINLKELSHINNKNADNEYEEELKTKSTISAAENDIQNAAKRQKRKRKRNRSIKSCYSCRKRKLKCDRKKPICSSCMARRFIDCVYMDVEPNSKNDHDSSDNIKGGNINGNKKQRGDVGDTTNGNKNGNKNVDETERNISSGLIKHHNIQGLEPHKVANPLLQRQILAIKQERYIYFGSTSLRASLEFSPNSFFSTFTLIWNNFKKERIQDKQLSKYSMLSEVLTVESVSKLDATLLREICEILPPLSDIKECLVFFFKSFYHDFYQILNESVVMNYLDTIFVIEGGENGKILNVYPTGKKNYYPFGIILYILYFTYYDTNIDTRIMKFLIYLEGCSTGKTLCVERAQFLLLKILYRHYNGFIGGDFSHLEICTGSLCDTVIALGLHRDYKKLYINELDRLGGDFKILDNIWRWTLYYDIICSFEIGKPLNISADHFYDQFLLEPDEEEKVGEEEEGEEEEEEEGEEKKEEKKRKERNLLLIKFIIIGRAMIRTVNQPIGMPNLTLHIIKFQQFLQNNFNSINNRLLERNKKDRDDDDGCVDIFQFIILEPSLYMLTSLNMLEISVFENKLIEIENNIIKYCLCCIESLRILVVECLKRESSERRPSIIKTQPYIMLYFSIRVPSVTRVLVEYYKVLSEKNFSKEIPKSKMKKIVNNDDNNQSSAIIPENIMDAGIINLSTQTPVGYKYKAFPTRALFESICEIMDYFILDENKLISISKKFNVHFLLTRIIQKRTKNSFINYAKANSIKVKFIDDSDSTSASSGNCHNRFLGQTSPITKGIDSTLSYVAYDDNDAFLNDLFNADFDSEFNKFLDAFNINGLFP comes from the coding sequence atggACGAGGCAGAAATAAACTTAAAGGAACTATcacatataaataataagaatGCAGACAATGAGTACGAAGAGGAACTAAAGACAAAATCAACAATTTCAGCAGCGGAAAATGATATACAGAATGCAGCAAAGcgacaaaaaagaaaaagaaaaagaaacaggTCCATTAAATCTTGTTATTCATgtaggaaaagaaaattaaaatgtgATAGAAAAAAACCAATTTGTAGTTCTTGTATGGCTAGAAGGTTTATTGATTGTGTATACATGGATGTGGAACCCAATTCTAAAAATGACCATGATAGTAGTGACAATATAAAAGGGGGAAATATTAATGGAAATAAGAAGCAACGGGGAGACGTCGGTGACACTACAAATGGAAACAAAAATGGCAATAAAAACGTAGATGAAACTGAAAGAAATATCAGTAGTGGGTTAATAAAACATCACAACATTCAGGGGCTAGAACCTCATAAGGTAGCTAACCCATTATTACAAAGACAGATATTAGCGATTAAACAAGAGAGGTACATATATTTTGGGTCTACATCATTGAGGGCTTCATTAGAATTTTCGCCAAATAGTTTTTTCTCAACTTTTACTTTGATTTGGAACAACTttaagaaagaaaggaTTCAGGACAAACAGTtatcaaaatattcaatGTTATCCGAAGTGTTAACAGTAGAATCTGTTTCCAAATTAGATGCCACACTTTTGAGAGAAATCTGTGAAATTTTACCACCACTTAGCGATATTAAAGAAtgtttggtattttttttcaaatctttttATCATGATTTCTATCAAATACTTAATGAATCAGTGGTTATGAATTATTTGGATACAATTTTCGTAATAGAGGGCGGCGAAAATGGGAAAATACTCAATGTTTATCCCAcaggaaagaaaaattattatccatttggtataatattatacatCTTATATTTTACATATTATGACACGAATATTGATACACGAATAATGAAATTTCTAATATATTTGGAAGGCTGTTCAACAGGAAAGACATTGTGTGTTGAAAGAGCCCAATTTTTGctgttgaaaatattatatagaCATTACAATGGTTTTATTGGTGGTGATTTTTCTCATTTGGAGATTTGTACCGGATCCTTGTGTGACACTGTTATTGCACTTGGATTACATAgagattataaaaaattgtatattAATGAACTTGATAGGTTGGGGGgagattttaaaattttagatAATATTTGGAGGTGGACTTTATACTATGATATAATATGTAGTTTTGAAATTGGCAAACCATTAAACATTTCCGCTGACCATTTCTACgatcaatttttattagaacCAGATGAGGAAGAGAAGGTAggtgaagaagaagagggagaagaagaagaagaggaagaaggagaagaaaaaaaagaagaaaaaaaaagaaaagaaaggaatTTATTACtgataaaatttattattataggAAGGGCAATGATAAGAACGGTGAATCAACCGATCGGAATGCCCAATTTGACTTTACATATAATCAAATTCCAACaatttttgcaaaataattttaattcaattaaCAATAGATTACTGGAAAGAAACAAGAAAGATAGAGATGACGATGATGGATGTGTtgatattttccaatttataatattagaGCCTTCATTATATATGCTAACATCTCTGAACATGTTGGAAATATcagtttttgaaaataaattgatagaaatagaaaataatattattaaatattgtttATGCTGCATTGAATCCTTAAGAATACTAGTTGTAGAATGTTTAAAAAGAGAGTCTAGTGAACGAAGACCATCAATAATTAAAACACAGCCATATATTatgctttatttttctattagAGTTCCATCAGTTACTAGAGTTTTAGtcgaatattataaagtACTatctgaaaaaaatttttctaaagAGATTCCGAAAAGCaagatgaagaaaatagttaataatgatgacaATAATCAAAGCTCTGCAATAATACCAGAAAACATTATGGACGCTggtataataaatttaagcACACAGACTCCCGTAGGATACAAATACAAGGCATTTCCCACTAGAGCTTTATTTGAATCTATCTGCGAGATCAtggattattttattttagacgaaaacaaattaatatcCATAAGTAAAAAGTTTAATGTGCATTTTTTGTTGACGAGgataattcaaaaaagaacaaaaaactcttttattaattatgcCAAAGCAAATTCGATCAAagttaaatttattgatgaCTCTGATAGCACTAGTGCTTCATCAGGTAACTGTCACAACCGTTTCCTTGGACAGACATCACCGATCACAAAAGGTATAGATTCTACACTTAGTTATGTTGCCTATGATGACAACGACGCCTTTctaaatgatttatttaatgcAGATTTTGATTCTgagtttaataaatttttagatgcctttaatattaatggatTGTTTccttaa
- the ILV3 gene encoding dihydroxy-acid dehydratase ILV3 (similar to Saccharomyces cerevisiae YJR016C | ILV3 | IsoLeucine-plus-Valine requiring), with amino-acid sequence MLSSAKLQCSRGSSTATLISRRLFSNTTAVLNEQKKKLNKYSYLVTEPIDQGASQAMLYATGFKKADFKKPQIGVGSCWWSGNPCNMHLLDLNFRITKSINEAGLKGMQFNTIGVSDGISMGTKGMRYSLQSREIIADSFETIMMAQHYDGNVAIPACDKNMPGVMMSMARHNRPSIMVYGGTIMPGHPTCGSKKITPKIDVVSAFQSYGQLISHEINEKERDDIVEHCCPGPGSCGGMYTANTMASAAEVLGLTLPNSSSNPAVSAEKLDECNKIGAAMDKLLKLDIKPRDVLTKQAFENAITYIIATGGSTNAVLHLLAMAHSADVDLTPDDFQKISDKTPFLADFKPSGKYVMADLQKVGGTQAVIKFLYDAGFLHGDTLTVTGETLKERAEKSKPLSKGQDIIRPISQPIKPSGHLQILYGSLAPGGAVGKITGKEGTYFRGKARVFDEEAGFIHALEKGEIKKGEKTVVVIRYEGPKGGPGMPEMLKPSSALMGYGLGKDCALLTDGRFSGGSHGFLIGHIVPEAAEGGPIGLVKDGDEIIIDAENNKIDLLVDEKEMVERKKHWTPPAPRYTRGTLSKYGKLVSDASHGCVLDL; translated from the coding sequence ATGTTATCCAGCGCCAAGTTACAATGTTCTCGTGGTAGTAGCACTGCCACTCTTATTAGTAGAAGATTATTCTCTAATACCACCGCTGTTTTAAAtgaacaaaagaaaaaattaaacaagtATTCCTATTTAGTCACCGAACCAATTGATCAAGGTGCTTCTCAAGCCATGTTGTATGCCACTGGTTTCAAGAAGGCAGATTTCAAAAAACCTCAAATCGGAGTTGGTTCTTGTTGGTGGTCTGGTAACCCATGTAACATGCACTTGCTAGACTTAAATTTTAGAATTACCAAATCCATTAACGAGGCTGGCTTGAAAGGGATGCAATTTAACACTATCGGTGTCTCCGATGGTATTTCTATGGGTACAAAAGGTATGAGATATTCCTTACAGAGTAGAGAAATTATTGCTGATTCTTTTGAAACTATTATGATGGCTCAACACTACGATGGTAATGTTGCCATTCCAGCTTGTGACAAAAACATGCCAGGTGTAATGATGTCTATGGCAAGACACAATAGACCTTCTATCATGGTTTACGGTGGTACTATCATGCCAGGCCATCCAACCTGTGgttccaaaaaaatcaccCCTAAGATTGACGTTGTTTCTGCTTTCCAAAGTTATGGCCAATTGATTTCTCATGAAATCaatgaaaaggaaagagaTGATATTGTTGAGCATTGTTGTCCAGGTCCGGGCTCTTGTGGTGGTATGTACACCGCCAACACAATGGCTTCTGCTGCTGAAGTCTTAGGTTTGACTTTACCAAATTCTTCTTCGAATCCAGCTGTCTCAGCAGAAAAATTGGATGAATGTAACAAAATCGGTGCTGCTATGGataaattgttaaaattaGATATCAAGCCACGTGATGTTTTAACCAAACAAGCCTTTGAAAACGCCATCACGTATATTATTGCTACTGGTGGTTCCACTAATGCAGTTTTACATTTGCTAGCTATGGCCCACAGCGCTGACGTTGATTTGACTCCAGAtgatttccaaaaaatcaGCGACAAGACCCCATTTTTGGCCGATTTCAAACCATCTGGTAAGTATGTTATGGCTGACTTACAAAAAGTTGGTGGCACACAGGCTGTTATCAAATTCTTGTATGACGCAGGTTTCTTGCATGGTGACACTTTGACTGTTACCGGTGAAACATTGAAGGAAAGAGCTGAAAAATCTAAACCATTATCCAAGGGTCAAGATATCATCAGACCAATTTCTCAACCAATCAAGCCAAGCGGTCATTTACAAATTTTATATGGTTCTTTGGCTCCAGGTGGTGCTGTTGGTAAAATTACTGGTAAAGAAGGTACTTATTTTAGGGGGAAAGCTCGTGTTTTTGATGAAGAAGCTGGTTTTATTCATGCTTTGGAAAAGGGCGAAATTAAGAAGGGTGAAAAAAccgttgttgttattagatATGAAGGTCCAAAGGGTGGTCCAGGTATGCCAGAAATGTTGAAGCCATCTTCTGCTCTAATGGGTTATGGTTTAGGTAAGGATTGTGCTTTATTGACCGATGGTAGATTCTCTGGGGGATCTCATGGGTTTTTGATTGGTCACATTGTTCCAGAAGCCGCTGAGGGTGGTCCAATTGGTTTAGTCAAGGATGGTGATGAAATCATTATTGATGctgaaaacaacaaaattgaTTTGTTGGTTGATGAAAAAGAGATGGTTGAACGTAAGAAGCATTGGACCCCACCGGCTCCACGTTATACCAGAGGTACTTTGTCTAAATATGGTAAATTAGTTTCTGATGCCTCTCATGGTTGTGTTTTGGATTTGTGA